The following DNA comes from Malania oleifera isolate guangnan ecotype guangnan chromosome 12, ASM2987363v1, whole genome shotgun sequence.
TACGTATGGATCTTTCATGTAAATTCATTGTACTTGGTAAAAAGTGACTTGGTAAGCGAGGCAAGGAATAGATGTTGCCTTAGATTGTAATTTGACCTTGCCTTTCGATATTTGGACCACAAATGGGTTGTGTGCTTGATAGTGGATTTGTTCTTTCACCTGGAAAGAGATCAAAATATAGGATTTTATACCCCCTCAAAAAAGGGTATAAATGGTTAATATCCTCTTAATCGGATTTTAATAAGGAATTCTCCTAATCATTTTAATTCTTTCTCCAAAATTTGGGTTCACTCCAACTATATGATTACGGTGGAAATTGATTGACCAACCTCACGTCGACTACTGAGGTGGCTAGTTAAAAGTCACCTCCATACTATAGGTGAGGAGCATGACTTCTAGATGGCATATCTTTTAATCCAACTCATGTCACTCTTCAACCCTATCAGTTAGACTAGTTTCCTCTTAGTGCTAGCCCACTAGCCTAATTTCCTATAGTCGATAAGCTACTAATGTGGATGACTCATGGTGTTTCCCATAGCCTTTATAGAACATCAATTTTCTCAAACCTTACAAGGCATGGCTGGGGTTTCTTAATAGAGGTGTTCAAGTTGGTCTTATAAAACTCTTTGAACATATCTTTCATCCAAGCCCTTATTTCAGCTTGAAGTCCTCCACGATGGTATTCATGATGATGATGACCTCCTAAGAGATATGTGGGGCCAAATATTGGTTCTCCTTGGCCACCTGTTCTTATGGTTGCCAAATTAGTATTTGTTAACCTCGTAGGTGTCGACAATATAGAGGGTTGGAACTAAGTTTCTTCCCAACTCCCTCTTGGGGGTTATCCTGAAAAAAACTGTATTGGTCTATATCTTCAATGGTATCCTGAGAGGGTACCTTTAGGGTTGGTGCCACTAGTACCACCCTTTATGCTTCCTGTGGGAAATAGTGGTATAACACATCTTGCGCAAACATGCCAAAAAGGTGTTCAATCAAAATAGGTGTCAAACATCTTTTGATATGTGGTGAGAGGTGATTGGTTATTAAAGATGCTTGAATGTGGATGAAATGGGATCGTTACACCAACTCTCGTCAAAGGTATTAAGATAGTTGCCCTATTACACAATGAGCACCCTTGTCAAATAATGATGGTAGGAAACTATAAAAACAATCATAGAAATCATAGAAATTCATTGGAGGGAGAAAAATAGGAAAGTAAAGAAACTCATATTAGAATACGAAAGTAGAGAACAGGGAATAGAGCAAAAATAGAAGATAATAAGAGAGACGGATAAATTGGTACTGGACCATTTTGCATTGGGCTAattgtattattatatgagttggaCTGAAGCTTTAGAAGCTAGAAATTACACATATTTACACCCCTATTGCAATCAAACTTGGAGTTACATACAATCCCCAATTGTGCGTCATAAGCACATAGAGTATAAATTCACGACTTAGCTAATCAATGACCTCTTAGAAAGCTAATCTTAATTTGCCAAGCATTTGAAATTCTTAATATAAATAGAATCTCTCTAAATGCCGACACTTTATTgtactttattttctttcctttaagaacCAATTTTATTTGTAGTGTAcaaagtcaactatttgactaaTTTTATTTCATAGACAAGGCAGAGGTAGCCTTTCGCATGTCTAAGCTGTGCATGCCTCATCCACCCGTCTATTAAGTCTTTTCTTTAGCCAGCTGAGGGCAAAGATCCTTGGGCTATTAATTTGTTCCTCTTTAGGGAAACACTTGACTCACTCTTGAGTAGCTGAGGTAGGTAGCTAGTTGGTAGTACAATATTCACCTAGGCGAACTTGGTTCAACTTCATTTTCCTTCACCTATTTAGGATTTCACTTGCtagacataattttttttaaagtgctCAATAATTGCACAATCTATTAGATTTAGATTTTaatgaatatgaaaaaaaaaattcaaaaattccatGCTCCTAAACTGAGGTGAAAGTCTTATCAACCTGTGTTCAATATACTCAACCCCCAACACTACCTTGTCTTTAGGGCATATATATGTCTAAAAAGTTCTAACTCAAGATCTCTCCAATTCATCAAAAATAGGCTACAAGGAATGAAAAGAGCTTCACATATTTGTTGTCTTCGAACTCTAGTTCACATTACCTTGCTACCTACTCGAGCATTAGAAAATCCCCCAGAAGCCAACCTTGAGCATCCCGTCTCATGAAGCATCTCTCCCAAGAACCAAGGTTAAAAATTGATAGTTTGcaaaaaattgaatttcaaaCTATCAAGACACCAATGTTAAACCAAATGACAAACACACAAATCTTGAATCAAACCCATCTACAAGTTGTGCGAAGTTACAGAGAGGAACAAGCCGGTTGCACTATATGCCTTGTGGGCTCTAGATGTCCTTGACCTCAATGTAAAGCTGAAACACCATAGCCAACGCAGCCCCACAAGCAAATAAAAAACAGCCTACACAGCTCGACCACTACTAATGCATATGCTATTAAAAGTAGGTCGCACTCGTGGGTTGTGCATATTTGTGCCATGTTTAAAGGAATAAACAAGGACAATAACAAGCAAACCAAATAGATAGGCGCAGAATCTAAAGGAAGTTCTGAGAGTTGGAAGAGGGGACCGGGCAATTAGGCATCGCTGCCCCGCATATAGCAGACAAAAAACACATGCTGACAGGTTGGAAttataaaacaaatgaaaataaaacaaagcatatatatatttattgcaGGAAATTGCATATGCCATTCACAGAGAAGCAAATGATAGCCCCACTATGATGCCATTCCAGACTGCTACGGATCTCCATCAAGAAGGCCCCAACAACACCATCAGCTGTACAAAATCAAGCACCACAATCTTATCGAAGAAAATCTGGGCTATATTTCAGAGAAGTGCAATTTTTAAGTTTTCAGTTTTAGCTTCACTGGAAATCTTACAAATTAGTAGAGCAGAAGTTTGCAGGCTTCTGGTTTCCTCACCTGGaaaattttgaacttaaatcAACAAACTATTATTCCAACTTGAAAAAACTGCCCCCATAGTCGGAGAAATCACTGCCACCAGAGAATTCATAGTACTCATCATCAGACAGGATATCAAGATCAGAAAATTCAGATGGGTAGAGCTCATCAAAAGATCCATAAGACCCAAAAGAACCATCATCAGGAATCGCAGCATCAAACTCATAGTCATCTGTGGAGTCATAGGGGCACCGCAATTCTTTAATCCTCTCCGCACATGTTTTCCTCAAATTAACCCCGAGATTAACGTTGAAACACTGGCGCAGGTCAAGAGATTCAAGGTATGGACAACCATCAAGAATGGCCTGCAAGCCTTCATTTGTTAGCTTATTCCCAAAGAGCTGGAGATGGCGTAACTCATGCATGTTTTCTGCAATAGCCATAGCCTCCTCGTCACACTCTATGTGTGGGCGTTTGAAACCATGACTGTTCAGTTTGAACGATTTTAGGAGAGGACAACAGCGACCAACAGCTTCCAGAGCTTCTATTGAGAATGAGCAATAAGAAAGCTCAAGTTCTCCCAGAAATGAAAGCTTTTTAGCTCCTTCACTCAGCCCATCATCTGAAATGCCATGGCAACTCACGAGTCTAAGACATCTGAGATGACTTGATCTGCACACAGGTGAAGGAATGACACAGCAACAATCAGcaattacatttatttttaaaaaagtgcATTTAAGGTCATGTGATTGGGCGACCAGCTTTGGTGCAAAATTCATGCCTAAAAATCCAACAAGCATTACAGTCATACCAGTGGCATGAAAAAAATGCAGACATGAAAATGCATGAGCTTCAAATTAACCAGCCATGGCCACATGTGATGAATCATAAAAAAAAGCCAAAAATTGATCAGAGCATGAAAAAAAATGCAGACGTGAAAATGCATGAGCTTCAAATTAACCAGCCATGGCCACATGTGATAAATCAAAAAAACAAGCCAAAAATTGATCAGAGCATGAAGAATAATGCAGACATGAAAACGCATGAGCTTCAAATTAACCAGCTATGGCCACATGTGATAAATCaaaaaaaaagccaaaaagtGATCAGAGCATGAAAAAAATGCAGACATGAAAATGCATGAGCTTCAAATTAACCAGCCATGGCCACATGTGATAAAtcaaaaaaaaaagccaaaaagtGATCAGAGCATGAAAAAAATGCAGACATGAAAATGCATGAGCCTCAAATTAACCAGCCATGGCCACATGTGAATGAAAAAACAAACCAAAAATTGATCAGAATGGAGAACTCCCATTCTATTAGTAAATAAATTCTCATAATAATATCTATTACTTCCCTAGAGAGACTTTTATTGAGATAGAATAGTTCAAAACAGTTGTGAAAGGTGCCTTGGTACCAAAAAAACCCAGAGGCAACAAGGCTTTGCCTAGGCTCAAACCAGGTGTCTTCAATCAGGAACACGCCAAGCCTGAGGCAAAACAGGTGCAAGGCCCTTATAAGATGCATTTTTATCTGATTGCTACAGGCTTTATCTTTTTACGGCTTTGTCTTTTGCACATTTGGACCAACTTACTTGTGCAAACTGAACACATAGGTCAAATACCCTCAAGGGAAAAAATtgataataaaaacaaaataaataaatatgattgatactttcttcttcttcattaaaATATTGGGATGCATAATTGTTCCATGTGTTTGCCACAGTTCATAGGAGTTGGTCAGCATGTTAAAATATGCATACCAAATACATTATTTTCTTGTACTACATTATGTACATCATTTATGACACTTGACTGTATATATGAACCTTACAGTACTTCTGTTCCTTTTAGTAGGATTGAACATAAAGCACATTATGACACCTACTTGGATTAGCACTTAAGTCACAGTTATCAAGAAACTTGACTGATGTACACGGCCCATTTTGTTGCTCTTATATCACACAGGCCAGGTTTCTTGATAAATGGAACTTAACTGTTAATCCAAGTATTAACCTCATGCACTCCAGGTTCACAACAAGAGAAATAATAGTTCTCGAGTATGAACATAATATACAAGCCTCTAATTGCCCAAGGCTATGAGTGGTTCAATCCTAAGGAAATATGGCAGAGAAGCTGTCAAAAATCCCTCGTTTGACACCAGGGCAAAAGCAATGACATTTTATCACACATTCACATTTTCTTGTCACTGCTGACAATTTAGTTCACTTTATGACTGCTGCAATTCTATTGTGAGTAGATTGTAGTATGGAGTCGAGCATCTTTTTGAGGGATTAGAGACAGATAGTATCGTGATCCAATGACTTGTTATAGCCCTAATCAAGTCTAGCACTCAGACAAGTGAACTTGGTGGTTGCATGGATCATTGGACTATAAGAACAGAGTGGGCAATAAAGCTTTGGAGATGAGGCTTAAAACATTTTTCCATCTACAAACAAGAGGGAGATGATGGACTTCAAATTTATATCTGAATAGGGTTGCCTATGAATGACCCAACTCAATTAGCACATACACTAGTAATTAGAATCCATGCAGTGGCCTCAGTGACTTATTGATACCGTACAGCAGGGAATAGCAGGGAAAGAGAGAAGTacgagagagaaagaaagagcagaagggaggaagaagaagaagaagaaagaactaTTTGCTGTAGATAGatggagagagaagagagacatGGATTTGGAATTTTGATTACCAGTAACTTCAACATACAAGTATCAAATCTATTTCAGCATTCCTACCCTACAATTAACTAAACTACTTGGGAAATGGCTTTAGAGGTTCATGAATGAAACAAGGTCATTTTGGAGAAAAAGACCATTTCAAAATATGATCTACAACGACCGAACTTCTAAAGAAGTTAAAGAATCCAATCATGTAGGAGTTGGAGATACAAATGGAACGACTGAGAATATTTTTTTCTCCTCTATCAAATTTGACATGAGGAATTGAGATAATATTTTCTTTGGCATGACATTTGGTGTTGCCCTCTCCTCTTAGCACAAGGTTTCCAGCCATTTTTAGTTCCACAAAGATGCACTTATAGTAGTTGACTCCAACTTTCAGCCAATGGGATTACCTGGGACATCCCACTTGACAAGAAGACCCATGATTAGGAAATTGGAACCATTGTAGACTTCTTTGGCAGCCTGTACAAACTTCGTTACGAAAACATCCCTAACGAACCAAAGTGGACCCTGGACAATAGCGGCAACTCTACAGTCAGTTCCAAAAATAGGAATCTCCAGCAGTAACCAGCAGAAAATTATCCTGGAGGCTCATTTTGAAGACACCTGCCACCACAAAGGTTGCTTCTTTTGCATGGGCTGCAACCCTAGGGAACATCATCATGGTCAACAACCAGCAAAGAAGGGAACTGCCCCTTGCAACAAAATGCAGCTTGTGCAAAAAAGAAGCTGAGACAATTGACTATATGCTTCTACCGCTATAGGACCAGACACATCTGGGATCTGGCCACTGCACTGAACTGGCAGCAATGGGCCACTGGTATGAGGGGGGGAGGGGGAAGAAATCCAGGCAAGGAAAGGAATTTCGGTCAAGTAAGGACAGCTTTGGCTCTTATACCCTGAACCCTTTTTTAGATTGTGCGGAAGGAAAGAAATGGAAGAGCTTTTGAAGGATCAGCTACACCACTGAATATAATCAAAGACAGATGGACTAGCACTAAATATCAGTTGGCATAGTGGATTGTACATTACAGACATCCACACTGTTCTTAAATTTTTTGACACCTATATAACGAGTACTTTCTCTTTTGATACTGTTTTGTACATGGATGGCACCCTTTAATGAATTCTGTTcctgattattttttttataataaaagaagatatattaggaatagaatataaaatcatagggaggatactaaatcctcaaaaaggaaaataaaaaaggaaaagaaaagcaagaaaataaaaagagggaaaaataaaaataaaaaaacaaaaacaaaataaaaactgcCACAATCAGCtaagaaaacccctctttaatCGCTTCCCGTCATAGTTCACCAAATGTTTCAaattagctaatttttttttacctttttcaCCTTAGATTTGCCACTGTCAAACCTAACTTCATTTGCTCCTTCATCAGACCACATGGAGCCCAAGTCATCCAACATCTGTTCCcgattattaaaaattaaaaaaatttaaaaaaaaatgaaaaacggAAATCACACTACAATTCTACAAGAAGGTATAATATATCAGACATGCACGCTAATGCACATATATTCATTAAGGAACTCTAGAAGACCAGCATGCTTAGTATTCTACCTTTTTGTAAACACAAATATCGCGAAGGAAGGTGGTGTAAGAAGTACAAACGCTGGGGTAAAAGCAATATCTTCAATGTTATAGGGATCTCACCACGGCATAAAGCTCTTTATCATGCATGTTGCATTTTTATTTGCCTCTTAAGAGTTTCTCATTTCCAAATTAAAAACTCTACCTATGCCTACCCAGGAGGCATCATAAGCAACCTCAAACACTACTAAACTATGCCTAAGTACATGTGCTTTTGTTAATGTCTCTAAAAGCTCCAACCGAAAGGATCAATGAAACTCCACTTTCTTAAGGCAATCAAAGATGGGAGCCATAATGGTGCCAAAACCCTAATAAATCGCCTATAGAAAGTAGTCGTGAAAGCTGCAAACTTAATAAATAGTCCTAATCTCAATCCACTTCTTAATAACTATTCCTTGctcaaaaaccaaaaaaaaaaaaacaagagagcACACTAGGATGGAGAAAAATACATTTTGTTAGGTTAGCATATAACATAGCTTCCTCAAAGTGACAAAACCTAGCTTGATGTCAAGCAACAAAGATTTAAATGGAAAGAGAGATAtatgagaaagaaaagaaaagactTTGATGAGAAAAATAAACACAGATTCTGAATTCAAATTGATAACTAACTCCATCATACAATTACTAAAAGCATCGATACTCCATAGTTAACTAACAAGCATGATTACAAATTAACCCCAACAGAATAGAAAATTGCACAACAAGAAGAACTAATACTTGCATCCTAATGTTCTAATTATACACCTAAAATATGTATGCTGGATAGGCAGCCTAAATAATGATTGCGGTTCTCTCATCCTCTCTTAGTTATTTTCCTAGGTGAACTTTGGATGGGGGAAGGATAAACAAGCTACGTAAGAATTCACtaagggtctgtttggtatcgttattgtttcctatttctccagtgaaaaaacatattataaaaacacATTTTTTCTGTTATCAGTTTTCTGTATTTGTTGCCGACTTTTAGCTATTTTCCAAAAAACTGGAAACCAGATTTTTTGGTTTATTTTAATATCCATAATaactttttttggattaaattattcattttatacacttaaataaaaataaaaaattaaatgacatatgaatttaaatataattaaaataaaaatatacataaattttgaaaaataataataaagccaattacaaaatacttttactatttttcaattgtcatgtccaataaattttttattgcaaaataaattttgaaagtagaacaattaagtaaaataattataataagttttatttttattatatttatttttttaaatgcgtattatttgtaattttattattttaatcatatttttataatattttgatttaaagatgaaaatgagcatttttttaattaattttttaatttgtattagtttcaTAAAAACTAAATAGGTTGTTGGTTTGTAGTTTTTAGTTTCCGTTTTGGGGTTTTTTTTCGTTTCTggtttttgtttctctaatttttgacggTGATACCAAACGGCCCCTAATTCTCATATGCTctcttctctcttgctctcatatttccagaattttattttttggattaaaaAACAATGCATTAACAACAATCTAAAGGGATACAGTGGGGGGAGAACAAGAAGTTCTCCAAACGACAAAAGAAGacaaaagaaaacaaacaaaaaattataataatgcTGCCTTCCAATCTCTAACCAGGTAAGAGATCACACACAGATTGGGAGGAGATTACGAAATTCTACAAGTATCTGTTTACAGATTGACCTAGTTGGTTTACATTGGAGAGCCTCGATTGGAATCCCATCAAGGTGAGGTCAGATCACTAGCTCAAGAGGCCAAAATGAAGAACAATTTAGGAAAATAGTGTTGGAAATGTGTAGGAATAACCTCCCCCCCCCCAGCTCTAACGAATTCACAATGGCATCTTATTAGGAGAATTGGGAGATCTAGCACAAGGACATCATGAGGTTTTGGGGGGAATTTCATAGAAATGTATTTGTGGGTATCAGTGCAAACTCCACCTTCCTTACCCTTATCCCAAAGAAAGAGAGATCTAATACTGCTGATTCAAGCAACCACTAGCTACCCTGTGAATGCAAGTGAAAGAAACCCGAATTGCAGTCCCTAAGGCATGGGTATTCAATCCTTATTCTAGTAATGTGGATTCAGGCAGGTTGTTCAATTTAAGAATGAAAATCTGTTTATGATTGTACTCCTCTAATCCCCTATTAGTTATTTTCCCAGATGAACTTGGAAAGGTAAGGACATATAACTTATCTCTTACTCTCTTCTCTCCTGCTCTCATTATTGCTAGAAATTTGAGATAAATTCTCAAGGTGTGGACACCCCATCCTTATTCTAGTAATGCAGATTCAAGAAGGTAGTTCAATTTCAGCAATATCCTGAGAAACTTTCTTTGTAATGATTGCAGTCCTCCCATCCACTCTTAGTTATTTTCCTGGATGAACTTGGACAGGGGAAAGGACAGATAAGGCATAAGAATTAACTAATTCACTTAGTCCCTTCCCTGTTTCTCTCATTATAGCTAGAAGTTCGAGACAATTCTCAAGCTGTGGATACTCGATCCTTATTCAAGTAATGTTCAATTTCAGTGATATCATGTGAATAATTTCTTTGTGAATTGTGATTATTTGAGCAATTTCTTACATATTTGGAGACCTTACGTGAAACACCTCAAACTGACTTCGCAAGATTCAGTTGAGTGTTTCCATGAGGTATGGGTatcatgttggcctaacaaggcttaatctcgtttttgataataacaaacaaaGAACTCTACTTGTGCGTTTAAGTGAAGTTTTAGGTTTTATATCTTACAAGCAATATGATAGCACAATGGAAGCAAAATGGATCTTATTTAAAACTTAAAAGCCATGAAGGATAAAAGCTAAATGAAGATTGGCTAAAGCTTGGATGAAGTTATAGCTTCAAGACATGAGGGCTTAATTTCTATTTGATGTGTATTgtattagaagtctcatgtaagtacttctcaatgTTAAGATTGTGTACGAAGCTCATAGGATAAAATTGGACTTACAAACCTATTTCAAAAACTCGGAAAATGTCTTTTCGAAGtttaaatatcttttcaaaaagattacaaatgagttttgaaataaagaacATTGAATTCACAAGAATCTGAACAAACTGTTCTGGCAACAGTGAGTTCGGGCTACCGGACTCTTGGTCCATTCGACCGAAGTGGTACTGCCATTGAAAAAGCCAAGACAGTgttggttcgggcgaccgaacaagaaTGTTTAGGCAACTGAACAGGTTCGGGTGACCAAAGTCAAGGATCGGGCGACCGAAGTGCTACTGCCTATTTGAAATTCCTATTTCTTAATGGTTCGGGCAACCGAAGCATAAATTCCGGCGACCAAAGTGTCACGGTTTAAATTATAAACAGTGCGATTTCTTAGcgttttcaaaatatattttttctaaattttgggCAAGTGATCAGATTTCAAAACCCACTATTTAAGGGCAAGCCTAATCGTGTTAGGGCAACCTCAATCAATCCAATCGCACATATTATTCATCGACTTCAACTTTCATAGCTGCTGTGCGCTATTCTTCACTGCTGAAAATCAAAATCTGGTTTTTGATCTTCGTTTTTCATATTTCTTAGTCCAAAAAACCTAGATTTCTCTTGAGCTTTATTACATCTTATTGTTGAGAGGTCATTTGtgttttaaattgtacaaatctgctcttaGAGAGTTTTCTACTTCTACGAAAATCTGTGGCTGTATTGCTTTTGAACTTTCGATTCAGGGATAGAATCGAACAAGCAAGAGGGTGTTCTTGCTTGATAGGTGTCTCTACCTACtgaaaagagagagggaaatcCACCTATTGAACGAAGAGaataaaggaaatcctcacagcgggttgcttgaggcaaggacataagcAAGCctccgaacctcataaaaaatcttggTATTCTTCTTTCCCTTAAATTTCTTTACTTTCTTGCACTTATAAATTGATTATTATCTGCTGTGAATGAATTAAAATTGATTTGGGAATTGTATGAATGCTGAGGTAAATTTGTGGATACTttgaatgatttaaatttccattgTAAATCAAACGCTGCTGAAATTGTAAATTCAGAATTGAGTTATTCGGCTGAGataatttaatattgattgatattgattggTAAATTGTTCAAAttctaaaataatatttgtaTGGTTAAATAATCTTATTGTCAATATTAATCTGCTATAGTTACACATTCAGATGAGATTTAACTTGCCGGGATTGATTGTTATTGGTTAATTAACTGTTTAAATACAAGAACAAATACTTGTgattgatcatattggtattgaAATTAATTAGTCAAGAATATTGttaatattgagatttgattATATATTTAGGATTGCTGATTGGTATAGCTGTTCGCTGCTTAGTTTTTCGTCGTGATTGAAATAGTAAAGGTACGTGataattaagttttaaaatgaATCAATCTTTTGcgtattaaaatttcaaaatacccaactcaccccactcttgggactacaccattactttcaattggtatcagagcataggttgtaACATATCCTAATAGGTAGTTGCACAAAGATCACAATGGCGAACCTacgtgtatccccattcggtgaaggACATTCCTCCACTAGACCCCCAAtcttttgcggtgtaaattacaccttctagaaacaaagaatgagaatattcTTACCAGCGATGGATTGGAGAGTCTGGACAGTCATAATCCAAGGGAACTATGTTCCTTCTAAGATTATTGTAAATAAGGAAATTCTTAAGGAAGAAAACAAAATGAATGAGGCTGACATGAAACAAttacaaataaactctagtgcaatgaatgtcCTGTATTGTG
Coding sequences within:
- the LOC131144288 gene encoding F-box protein SKIP19-like → METPVLNSSEPYRNWLELPRDVTATILLKLGAIEILLNAQNVCSFWRNICKDTSMWRSIDMHNLGDLWGVEYDPEKMARHAVDRSCGELVDINIEYFGSDNLLEYIADRSSHLRCLRLVSCHGISDDGLSEGAKKLSFLGELELSYCSFSIEALEAVGRCCPLLKSFKLNSHGFKRPHIECDEEAMAIAENMHELRHLQLFGNKLTNEGLQAILDGCPYLESLDLRQCFNVNLGVNLRKTCAERIKELRCPYDSTDDYEFDAAIPDDGSFGSYGSFDELYPSEFSDLDILSDDEYYEFSGGSDFSDYGGSFFKLE